In Populus nigra chromosome 1, ddPopNigr1.1, whole genome shotgun sequence, one genomic interval encodes:
- the LOC133693775 gene encoding pentatricopeptide repeat-containing protein At5g46460, mitochondrial codes for MTVGFRLPDCRHISKLQILAPAFPIFNFTPCIPHYSHQKPAKCKPFVIFMAHITRYTRTVTLSYTTSLANHLKNQRLDQARLIFDKIPSPNLHLYTKMIAGYTRNDRLCDALKLFDRMSVRDVVSWNSMIKGCLDCGNLGMATRLFDEMPEKNVISWTTMVNGYLKFGRVELAQRLFLDMQVKDVAAWNAMVHGYFENGRVEEGVRLFEEMPVRDVISWTSMIGGLDLNGKSEEALFIFKKMLRSGVQPTWSTFACVLSACANAVEFNLGVQVHGHVVKLGCFIHEFISVSLITFYANFMKIEHAHKIFNETLTKNVVKWTALLTGYVWNNKHQDALRVFGDMTKMGVLPNQSTFSITLNACCGLEALDKGKEIHTMAIKLGLETDVFVGNSLVVMYTECGNVNSAVAVFRNINEKDIVSWNSIIVGSAQHGFGMWALIFFNQMIRRGVDPNEITFTGLLSACSRSGMLLKGRCFFEYISRYKSSVLRLQHYACMVDILGRCGKLDEAEELVRYMPVKANSMIWLALLSACRVHSNLEVAERAAKHILDLEPNCTSAYVLLSNIYASADRWADVSRMRVKMKQGGLVKQPGSSWVVLRGKKHEFLSADRSHPLSERIYEKLDWLGKKLKEFGYVPDQKFALHDVEDEQKEEMLSFHSERLAIAFGLVSTVEGSTIIVMKNLRVCGDCHSVIKLMSKIVGRKIVVRDSGRFHHFKNGICSCSDYW; via the coding sequence ATGACAGTTGGCTTTCGTCTTCCAGACTGCCGCCatatttcaaaacttcaaatcctCGCCCCAGCTTTTCCAATTTTCAACTTCACTCCTTGTATTCCCCATTATTCACACCAAAAGCCTGCGAAGTGCAAACCCTTCGTCATTTTCATGGCTCATATTACGCGTTACACTAGAACAGTCACTCTCTCTTACACTACCTCACTCGCTAATCACCTTAAGAACCAAAGACTGGACCAAGCTCGCCTCATTTTTGATAAAATCCCATCTCCAAATCTTCATCTGTACACCAAGATGATTGCTGGGTATACGAGAAATGACAGGCTATGTGATGCTTTGAAACTGTTTGATAGGATGTCTGTCAGAGATGTGGTTTCTTGGAATTCGATGATAAAAGGGTGTTTAGATTGTGGGAATTTAGGTATGGCCACAAGGTTATTTGATGAAATGCCTGAGAAGAATGTTATCTCTTGGACGACGATGGTAAATGGCTACTTGAAGTTTGGGAGAGTCGAGCTTGCCCAGAGGTTGTTTCTGGATATGCAAGTAAAGGATGTTGCGGCGTGGAATGCTATGGTTCATGGGTATTTTGAGAATGGGAGAGTTGAAGAGGGTGTCAGGTTGTTTGAAGAAATGCCTGTTAGAGATGTCATTTCATGGACTTCGATGATTGGAGGGCTTGACCTAAATGGGAAGAGTGAAGAagccttgtttatttttaagaagaTGTTGCGTTCTGGTGTTCAGCCAACTTGGAGCACGTTTGCTTGTGTGTTGTCAGCTTGTGCCAATGCAGTGGAGTTTAATTTGGGTGTTCAAGTTCATGGTCATGTTGTTAAGTTAGGATGTTTTATTCATGAGTTTATATCAGTATCACTTATAACGTTTTATGcaaatttcatgaaaatagaGCATGCTCACAAGATTTTTAATGAGACACTGACTAAAAATGTTGTAAAATGGACGGCTCTTTTGACGGGATATGTATGGAATAATAAGCATCAGGATGCATTGAGGGTTTTTGGTGACATGACTAAGATGGGTGTTCTTCCAAATCAATCTACTTTCTCTATTACTTTGAATGCATGTTGTGGATTAGAGGCTCTTGATAAGGGTAAAGAGATCCACACTATGGCTATTAAACTAGGGTTGGAAACTGATGTCTTCGTTGGTAATTCTCTTGTAGTCATGTACACAGAGTGTGGAAATGTAAATTCTGCTGTTGCTGTCTTTAGGAACATTAATGAGAAGGATATTGTCTCGTGGAACTCAATTATTGTTGGAAGCGCACAGCATGGTTTTGGCATGTGGGCGTTGATTTTCTTTAACCAAATGATACGTAGAGGGGTAGATCCAAATGAGATCACATTCACCGGTTTGCTTTCTGCTTGTAGCCGTTCTGGGATGTTACTGAAGGGGAGGTGCTTTTTTGAGTATATCAGTCGATATAAATCCAGTGTATTGAGGCTTCAGCACTATGCTTGTATGGTGGACATCTTGGGAAGATGTGGGAAGTTGGATGAAGCAGAGGAGTTGGTTAGATATATGCCCGTGAAAGCGAATTCAATGATATGGCTTGCTTTGCTAAGTGCTTGTAGGGTGCATTCTAATTTGGAGGTTGCTGAAAGAGCTGCAAAACACATTCTTGATCTAGAGCCAAATTGTACTTCTGCCTATGTCTTGTTGTCTAATATATATGCATCTGCTGATAGATGGGCTGATGTCTCTAGAATGAGAGTGAAGATGAAACAGGGAGGACTTGTGAAACAACCAGGATCCAGTTGGGTAGTTTTGAGGGGAAAGAAACATGAGTTTCTTTCTGCAGATAGATCCCATCCTCTAAGTGAGAGAATATATGAAAAGCTGGACTGGTTGGGAAAAAAGTTGAAGGAATTTGGTTATGTTCCTGATCAAAAATTTGCTCTACATGATGTTGAGGATGAGCAGAAGGAAGAGATGTTGTCTTTTCACAGTGAGAGGCTTGCTATTGCGTTTGGGCTAGTTAGCACTGTGGAGGGTAGCACAATAATAGTCATGAAGAATCTTCGTGTATGTGGGGATTGTCACTCTGTTATTAAGCTTATGTCAAAGATTGTAGGACGCAAGATTGTTGTCAGAGATTCTGGCCGCTTTCACCACTTCAAGAATGGCATTTGTTCTTGCAGTGATTATTGGTAG